From the Bdellovibrio reynosensis genome, one window contains:
- the pfkA gene encoding 6-phosphofructokinase, translated as MAQFSQKVTKIGVYTSGGDAPGMNAAIRAVVRVGIAQNLEVYGIHNGYVGMMDNKIERLQLRDMANIIQRGGTVLKTGRSTEFMKPEGRVKAAQHLKAFGIDALVCIGGDGSFRGAHALWEEHQIPCVGVPGTIDNDIYGSDKTIGFDTAVNTALEAIDRIRDTAASHDRLFIIEVMGRNSGFIASHVGLAGGAEEIFAPEGNTTVDKALDRIKEAKSRGKTSSIIITAEGQKPGRAYDLAEAIRKKSGIDAKVSILGHQQRGGSPTAADRILASRMGAAAVDALLKGYCDIMIGTEGERLIQVPLDLVTKHEKKAQLDLISLANILAT; from the coding sequence ATGGCTCAATTTTCTCAAAAAGTTACTAAAATCGGCGTCTACACCAGCGGTGGCGATGCTCCTGGAATGAACGCAGCAATTCGCGCCGTCGTGCGTGTGGGTATTGCGCAAAATCTTGAAGTTTACGGAATTCATAACGGCTATGTCGGTATGATGGACAATAAAATCGAACGCCTGCAACTGCGTGATATGGCCAACATCATTCAACGTGGTGGTACAGTTTTAAAAACAGGTCGCTCGACTGAGTTCATGAAACCTGAAGGCCGCGTAAAAGCCGCCCAACATTTAAAAGCTTTCGGCATTGATGCACTTGTGTGCATCGGTGGTGACGGATCTTTCCGCGGTGCCCACGCACTTTGGGAAGAACATCAAATCCCATGCGTTGGTGTTCCAGGCACTATCGACAACGATATTTATGGCAGTGATAAAACCATCGGCTTTGATACGGCAGTAAACACAGCACTTGAAGCGATTGATAGAATTCGCGATACCGCTGCTTCCCATGATAGACTTTTCATCATTGAAGTGATGGGCCGAAATTCTGGTTTCATCGCCTCGCACGTGGGCCTTGCTGGTGGTGCCGAAGAAATCTTTGCGCCAGAAGGTAACACCACTGTTGATAAAGCTCTTGATCGAATCAAAGAAGCAAAATCCAGAGGGAAAACCAGCAGTATTATCATCACTGCCGAAGGACAAAAGCCTGGTCGAGCGTACGACCTTGCAGAAGCAATCCGAAAAAAATCGGGTATTGATGCGAAGGTTTCTATCTTGGGACATCAACAACGTGGTGGATCGCCAACAGCAGCCGATCGCATTTTAGCAAGTCGCATGGGTGCGGCCGCGGTGGATGCTCTTTTAAAAGGTTACTGCGATATTATGATCGGCACTGAAGGAGAAAGATTGATTCAAGTGCCACTTGATCTCGTCACTAAACATGAGAAAAAAGCACAACTGGATTTGATTTCTCTAGCGAACATTCTCGCAACTTAA
- a CDS encoding sensor histidine kinase: protein MSGLVRFRWIAMVFLVIGMFPLLQWGHLRTRDIPYFILVLALLGTFNVIAQGLTEKDFGSKQKFILINLLIDLLAAVGLLFVSGSALNPFISILCIHAFLGGMLLRNKISYVFAAAVSALLGLLQFETYFDLLKTTDFQKTELALPFISQWVLILASYFVSLYFSRLLDKNEQRIRMLQDRQHQADRLKSLGALTAGFSHQMATPMNSLKLRMERGLRKLAAQDFSAKEEFEKAQGSLDECVSVFQHMASIFSHSAQADLTRVELIKLVHDLLAVWKVENPGAEVEAILTNEVLHCRIQLLAFSQTFFDLLDNAKEASTANQKVYLRLYKLDNWAQLEITDKGSGLSAEILSRLGEPFVTDKPDGNGLGLYSANMMAQAAGGEFSIYNNNSNNPAEGATARLRLPLEEQ, encoded by the coding sequence ATGTCTGGATTAGTAAGGTTTCGCTGGATCGCGATGGTTTTTCTGGTGATTGGAATGTTCCCGCTTTTACAGTGGGGGCATCTTCGTACCCGTGACATTCCTTATTTCATTTTGGTTTTGGCCCTATTAGGAACTTTCAATGTCATCGCCCAAGGCCTGACGGAAAAGGACTTTGGATCTAAGCAAAAGTTTATCCTAATCAATCTGCTTATCGATCTTTTAGCAGCAGTTGGTTTACTGTTTGTAAGTGGGTCTGCTTTAAATCCGTTTATCAGTATTTTATGTATTCACGCTTTTTTAGGCGGGATGCTTTTACGTAATAAGATTTCTTATGTTTTTGCGGCGGCGGTATCGGCTCTTCTTGGTTTGCTGCAGTTTGAAACCTATTTTGATCTTCTTAAAACCACGGATTTCCAGAAAACTGAACTTGCCCTGCCATTCATTTCTCAGTGGGTGCTTATTCTTGCAAGCTACTTTGTAAGTCTGTATTTCTCTAGGCTCTTGGATAAGAACGAGCAACGCATTCGCATGTTGCAAGATCGCCAACACCAAGCGGATCGCTTAAAATCCCTAGGAGCGTTAACTGCGGGATTTTCTCACCAGATGGCAACGCCAATGAATTCCTTAAAGCTAAGAATGGAAAGGGGCTTGCGCAAACTTGCTGCCCAAGATTTTTCAGCTAAGGAAGAATTTGAAAAAGCGCAAGGTTCCCTTGATGAATGCGTTAGCGTTTTTCAACACATGGCTTCGATCTTTTCCCATTCAGCCCAAGCTGATTTGACTCGAGTCGAGCTTATTAAATTGGTTCATGACTTATTAGCAGTATGGAAAGTTGAAAATCCTGGTGCAGAGGTAGAAGCAATTCTGACCAATGAAGTTTTGCATTGCCGTATTCAGCTCTTGGCCTTTTCCCAAACCTTCTTTGATCTTTTAGATAATGCCAAGGAAGCGTCCACTGCTAATCAAAAAGTTTACCTTCGTTTATACAAACTAGATAATTGGGCCCAGCTGGAAATCACAGATAAAGGTTCAGGATTAAGTGCGGAAATTCTATCTCGCTTAGGGGAGCCTTTCGTAACTGATAAACCAGACGGCAACGGCCTAGGACTTTATTCCGCAAATATGATGGCCCAAGCTGCGGGCGGCGAGTTTAGCATTTATAATAATAATTCAAACAATCCTGCGGAAGGCGCTACAGCAAGACTGCGCCTCCCCCTGGAGGAACAATGA
- a CDS encoding response regulator transcription factor has protein sequence MSDFKGKKLILVEDDENLRDVLTEELQERGIQVTSFSTAPGVSIVHDVDWVLLDLRVGSENSMDFLKEIKARYPQPKVVMMSGYGSVASAVKAMQLGAHNFISKPVTADMIIKAFVEEPAGEEIPENEISLARMEREYIDYILQSSDGNITQAAKKLGLHRQSLQRKLRKNIPK, from the coding sequence ATGAGCGATTTCAAAGGTAAAAAACTAATCCTTGTTGAAGACGATGAAAACCTGCGCGATGTTTTAACTGAAGAGCTGCAAGAGCGTGGCATTCAAGTGACTTCGTTTTCTACTGCTCCCGGTGTCAGCATTGTTCACGATGTCGATTGGGTTCTATTAGACCTGCGCGTGGGTTCTGAAAACAGCATGGATTTTTTAAAAGAGATCAAAGCCCGTTATCCACAACCAAAAGTGGTCATGATGAGTGGTTACGGAAGTGTCGCTTCGGCAGTGAAAGCCATGCAGCTTGGTGCCCACAACTTTATCTCTAAGCCCGTAACGGCCGACATGATTATCAAAGCTTTTGTTGAAGAACCGGCAGGGGAAGAAATCCCCGAAAACGAAATCTCGCTGGCAAGAATGGAACGTGAGTACATTGATTATATTTTGCAAAGTTCAGATGGCAATATTACCCAAGCGGCAAAGAAGCTGGGGTTGCACCGACAAAGCTTACAAAGAAAATTACGTAAGAACATCCCGAAATAA
- a CDS encoding branched-chain amino acid ABC transporter permease, with product MHFLKKPLLSFLGLCVLGFLFDIGLDAYYQLIILFILVNCLMAMSLNLINGYTGQFSLGHAGFMAIGAYFSAYANTHWDILPPTVQFLEYFIYALCGGALAAAAGFLVGLPSLRLKGDYLAIVTLGFGEIIRVALLNMDFLGGPRGYANIPGFGSFLFSFIFASVWIVICFFTIWRVMHSTFGRGFLSVREDEIAAESMGINTTRMKVRAFVLSSFFAGVAGSLFAHFTNFINPSSFTFLQSVNAVIMVVLGGMGSMTGVIVAAALVTILPEALRPLQELTGVDLRMIIYSLSLVLVMILRPKGLFGDMELSDVWRKYVRRSA from the coding sequence ATGCATTTTTTAAAAAAGCCCCTTCTGTCTTTTTTGGGTCTGTGTGTTTTAGGGTTTCTATTTGATATCGGCTTAGACGCCTATTATCAGCTGATCATTTTATTTATTTTGGTGAACTGTTTAATGGCCATGAGTTTAAATCTTATCAACGGCTACACCGGACAGTTTTCTTTAGGTCATGCCGGTTTCATGGCGATCGGCGCTTACTTTTCTGCTTATGCAAATACCCATTGGGATATTTTGCCGCCGACAGTGCAATTCCTTGAATACTTTATTTACGCCCTTTGCGGAGGAGCCTTAGCCGCCGCCGCAGGTTTTTTAGTGGGCCTTCCGTCGTTACGTTTAAAAGGTGATTACCTCGCTATCGTGACTTTGGGATTTGGTGAGATCATTCGCGTGGCTTTATTAAATATGGATTTCCTAGGCGGACCGCGCGGCTATGCGAATATCCCAGGCTTTGGCTCTTTCTTGTTTTCATTTATTTTCGCCAGCGTCTGGATCGTAATTTGTTTCTTCACCATCTGGAGAGTCATGCACTCTACTTTCGGTCGCGGTTTCTTAAGCGTGCGCGAAGATGAAATCGCCGCTGAATCGATGGGTATTAACACCACACGAATGAAAGTTCGCGCTTTCGTTCTATCAAGCTTTTTTGCGGGCGTAGCGGGATCTTTGTTTGCGCACTTTACGAACTTTATCAATCCGTCTTCTTTCACCTTCCTGCAAAGTGTGAATGCCGTGATTATGGTTGTTCTTGGGGGCATGGGTTCCATGACCGGAGTCATCGTCGCTGCCGCCTTAGTTACTATTTTGCCTGAAGCCCTTCGCCCCTTGCAGGAACTGACCGGTGTAGATTTGCGCATGATTATTTATTCTTTGTCTTTGGTTTTAGTGATGATCTTGCGCCCTAAAGGACTTTTCGGCGACATGGAACTTTCAGATGTATGGAGAAAATATGTCCGACGTTCTGCTTGA
- a CDS encoding branched-chain amino acid ABC transporter permease encodes MHDFIQHIINGISLGSIYALIALGYTMVYGILKMINFAHSDVYMVGAFAAYFAARLLNIENNPGILTLVILLIVSMVSCSLLGLAIERLAYRPLRGAPKLNILITAIGVSLFLQFGGQLVFGADPKVFPDVMKDFVLFNIGPVELKSFDVTVLVVSIIAMFGLQFLIYNTKLGRAMRAVSANASVASLLGVNPDRIIAFTFIVGSSLAGIGSVLVGMKYPKIEPLMGMMIGLKAFVAAVLGGIGNVRGAVLGALIMGLSEEMVVAYLSSTYRDALAFGILIVILIFKPAGLLGKYTVEKV; translated from the coding sequence ATGCATGATTTCATACAACATATAATCAATGGCATCAGTCTTGGTTCAATTTACGCTCTGATCGCCCTTGGTTACACGATGGTGTATGGAATCCTAAAAATGATCAATTTCGCCCACTCTGACGTGTACATGGTGGGCGCATTTGCCGCCTACTTCGCTGCCCGCCTTCTGAATATCGAAAACAATCCGGGCATCCTCACTTTAGTCATTCTTCTTATTGTTTCCATGGTCAGCTGCAGTCTTTTGGGACTTGCAATTGAACGCCTTGCCTATCGCCCGCTTCGTGGCGCGCCTAAATTAAACATTCTTATCACTGCCATTGGTGTCAGTTTATTTTTGCAATTCGGTGGACAGTTGGTTTTTGGCGCAGATCCAAAGGTTTTTCCTGATGTGATGAAAGACTTTGTTTTGTTCAACATCGGTCCGGTTGAATTAAAATCTTTCGATGTGACCGTTTTAGTAGTCAGCATCATTGCGATGTTTGGACTGCAGTTCTTAATTTATAACACCAAACTGGGTCGCGCCATGCGTGCGGTCAGCGCCAATGCCTCTGTCGCAAGTCTTTTAGGCGTAAACCCAGATCGTATCATCGCTTTCACTTTCATTGTGGGTTCATCACTTGCTGGTATCGGTAGCGTTCTTGTGGGGATGAAATATCCAAAGATCGAACCACTGATGGGCATGATGATCGGCCTAAAAGCTTTCGTTGCCGCCGTTCTTGGGGGCATCGGTAACGTGCGTGGCGCTGTTCTTGGTGCCCTTATCATGGGACTGTCTGAAGAAATGGTCGTGGCTTATTTATCCAGTACTTACCGCGATGCTTTGGCATTCGGAATCTTGATTGTTATTTTGATCTTTAAACCCGCAGGGCTTCTAGGCAAATACACAGTGGAGAAAGTCTAA
- the lspA gene encoding signal peptidase II: MKKKYIWLILISGILVAMDQLVKIYVHTHFHLGESVIVIPNFFNLTYVRNFGAAFGFLADSHPSFRELFFLSMPPVALVIILGILRGVKDDDTKQILALSSIFGGAIGNYIDRIRFRYVIDFLDFHLYNRWSWPAFNIADMAIVGGVGMLLILMFIGNKEEEKEKEKGAL, from the coding sequence ATGAAGAAAAAATACATCTGGCTTATCTTAATCTCTGGAATTCTAGTGGCAATGGATCAACTGGTTAAGATCTATGTGCACACTCACTTCCACTTGGGTGAGTCAGTGATCGTGATCCCGAACTTCTTTAACCTGACTTACGTAAGAAACTTTGGCGCGGCTTTCGGCTTCCTAGCTGACAGCCACCCGTCTTTCCGTGAGTTGTTCTTCTTATCTATGCCGCCAGTTGCTTTGGTGATTATCCTTGGCATTTTACGTGGCGTGAAAGATGACGATACTAAACAGATCTTGGCACTTTCAAGCATCTTTGGTGGCGCTATTGGAAACTACATCGATCGTATTCGCTTCCGTTACGTGATCGATTTCTTGGATTTCCATTTATACAACCGCTGGAGCTGGCCTGCCTTTAATATCGCTGACATGGCGATTGTTGGCGGCGTAGGGATGCTTTTGATTCTGATGTTCATCGGAAATAAAGAAGAAGAAAAAGAGAAAGAAAAAGGCGCTTTATAA
- a CDS encoding DNA gyrase inhibitor YacG yields MTDTKAKQVKCPQCGRLALYTPENPYRPFCSERCKLIDLGEWASEGYKIPVKPSSSDSLSIDDDYHEPSDDHSEDAH; encoded by the coding sequence ATGACCGATACAAAAGCTAAACAGGTCAAATGCCCGCAGTGCGGGCGTTTGGCTTTGTACACACCAGAAAATCCTTATCGTCCGTTCTGTTCCGAACGCTGCAAACTTATTGATCTTGGTGAGTGGGCCAGCGAAGGATACAAAATTCCTGTGAAACCTTCTTCAAGTGATTCTTTAAGTATAGATGATGACTATCATGAGCCATCGGACGATCATTCAGAAGATGCTCACTAA
- a CDS encoding ABC transporter substrate-binding protein, with product MKRLLLALVLVLPLVSGCTKKQNEIVIGEYDSLTGSDATFGLSSNKGVRLALDEINAAGGVKGKKISLVTLDDQGKNEEAAAATTRLITQNKVVAIIGGVASGRSKAAAPIAQTHKVPFVSPASTNPDVTKAGDYVFRICFIDPFQGFVMAKFANETLKLKKVAILRDVKNDYSVGLADVFRDEFKKRGGEIVTDISYQAGDIDFKAQLTEIRSKNPDGIYIPGYYTEVGLIAQQARQLGIKAPLMGGDGWDSDKLSEIGKDAINGNYYSNHYTTESSDPSVTEFIKKFKAKYNETPDALAALGYDAAKILVAAMERAADLSGPAIRDELAKTKDFVGVTGKVSLNENRDAVKSAVVIQVEGKNRKYVSTVTP from the coding sequence ATGAAACGCCTTCTCCTAGCGCTTGTCCTTGTTTTACCACTTGTCAGTGGTTGCACAAAAAAACAAAATGAAATTGTTATCGGTGAGTACGATTCTTTAACTGGAAGTGATGCCACTTTCGGATTGAGTTCAAACAAGGGTGTACGTTTGGCCCTAGATGAAATCAATGCGGCTGGCGGAGTTAAAGGTAAAAAAATCAGCCTAGTGACTCTTGATGACCAAGGTAAAAACGAAGAAGCAGCAGCAGCAACGACTCGCTTGATCACGCAAAATAAAGTTGTAGCGATCATCGGTGGCGTAGCTTCAGGTCGCTCTAAAGCAGCAGCTCCGATTGCACAAACTCACAAAGTTCCATTTGTTTCACCGGCTTCCACGAATCCAGATGTAACAAAAGCGGGCGACTATGTTTTCCGTATTTGCTTTATCGATCCATTCCAAGGTTTTGTGATGGCGAAATTTGCCAATGAAACTTTGAAGCTTAAAAAAGTAGCGATTTTGCGTGACGTGAAAAATGACTACTCTGTAGGTCTTGCAGACGTATTCAGAGATGAGTTCAAAAAACGCGGTGGCGAAATCGTGACTGACATCAGCTACCAAGCAGGTGACATCGATTTCAAAGCGCAATTGACTGAAATTCGCTCTAAAAATCCAGATGGTATCTATATTCCAGGTTACTACACTGAAGTTGGTTTGATTGCTCAGCAAGCAAGACAATTAGGTATCAAAGCACCTCTTATGGGTGGCGACGGTTGGGATAGCGACAAGCTTTCTGAAATCGGAAAAGATGCTATCAACGGTAACTACTACTCTAATCACTACACGACAGAATCTTCTGATCCGTCAGTGACTGAGTTCATTAAAAAATTCAAAGCGAAATACAACGAAACTCCAGACGCGTTGGCGGCTCTTGGATACGACGCTGCAAAAATCCTTGTAGCAGCAATGGAACGCGCTGCCGACTTGTCAGGTCCAGCAATCCGTGATGAACTAGCAAAAACGAAAGATTTTGTGGGCGTTACGGGTAAAGTTTCTTTGAACGAAAATCGCGATGCAGTGAAAAGCGCTGTAGTTATCCAAGTTGAAGGAAAAAACCGTAAGTACGTATCCACAGTTACTCCCTAA
- a CDS encoding HNH endonuclease: MNSLSRFTNDELEFRLKDLVQKERKLLHVILEHIREIDSRKLYLEKAYPSIFEYLTKELGYSAAAAMRRLEAARLLRDVPEVAERIQEGSLNLSQIGEISRAIKEKEKVSGNRITPMQKHELVSVVSGKTTQETQHELSQILDLPLKEFETKKVQKDESVRLELTLSKEQFEKLISCKDLAAPILLQGNGGVSLSEVIEFLADSYLDEKFKKVTKFQSNSTQSRNSKIKNTSLKPKIEILNTNRGSIITSDAEVENKSVTPKTRREVLVRDKCCQYIDLKTGNQCRTTFALQVDHKTSKWASGRNTLGNLQILCAQHNRSKYRREAGLSFHS; encoded by the coding sequence ATGAATTCACTTTCTCGATTCACAAATGATGAGCTTGAATTTCGTCTTAAAGACCTCGTGCAAAAAGAGCGCAAACTTTTGCATGTTATTTTGGAACATATTCGCGAAATTGATTCGCGAAAACTTTATTTGGAAAAAGCTTACCCTTCGATTTTTGAGTACCTTACTAAGGAGCTTGGATATTCCGCAGCTGCGGCTATGCGACGACTTGAAGCAGCGCGACTTCTACGTGATGTTCCTGAAGTGGCCGAACGAATTCAAGAAGGATCTTTAAATCTTTCCCAAATTGGCGAAATTTCTAGAGCAATTAAAGAAAAAGAGAAAGTCAGCGGTAATAGAATTACTCCTATGCAAAAGCACGAATTAGTTTCGGTTGTTTCTGGTAAAACTACTCAAGAAACTCAACATGAGCTTTCGCAAATTTTGGATTTACCTTTAAAGGAATTCGAAACTAAAAAAGTTCAAAAGGATGAATCTGTACGGTTGGAACTGACGCTTTCAAAAGAACAGTTCGAAAAACTTATTAGCTGTAAAGACCTAGCTGCACCTATTCTTTTACAAGGTAACGGGGGCGTTTCATTGTCGGAAGTGATTGAGTTTTTGGCTGACAGTTATTTGGATGAAAAGTTTAAAAAGGTTACGAAATTTCAAAGCAATAGCACGCAGTCACGTAACTCTAAAATAAAGAACACATCGCTTAAGCCCAAGATCGAAATTCTCAATACTAACAGAGGTTCAATAATCACTTCCGATGCGGAAGTGGAGAATAAATCGGTGACACCAAAAACTCGCCGAGAGGTTTTGGTACGAGACAAATGTTGCCAATATATTGATTTAAAGACTGGTAATCAGTGTCGCACTACTTTTGCTTTGCAGGTCGATCATAAAACTTCAAAATGGGCCAGTGGTAGAAACACATTAGGAAATTTGCAAATTCTCTGCGCACAACATAATAGAAGCAAATACAGAAGAGAGGCAGGACTTAGTTTCCACTCTTAG
- a CDS encoding cyclic nucleotide-binding domain-containing protein, which yields MRMHPAEIAKEIRQFSFFKSFSEDLLLQTATMIHTESFAVGSFVLQEGKKNNSLFFLRSGKVEVSLSGEVIATLETPGEVFGEMSVITANLTSTTVKALSPVECYIIKTEDFAHVHPKDKDRFQALLFQIYCFILTERLMRTNEKARLFEILNRELHEAQSAIEKSGGGKVLLVEPDKKQQLPIRMALGGTGVQLDIASDSAMGNAFLAENTYDIVLCEEACVDVLKEVQDKKSSPFPVLLTSKDVQGNLKILEHNRFVNHIISRDAEDKNATIRYVLTALSKLLNKDLFGVEKYLTWGVDVQSRTVTHSAQRESLREDIFAYFKKMGIRSTVLDRVNTVVEEMLMNAIYDAPVDSQGKSLFNHISRKEEIQLDTHQQSVLRYGSDGVMLAVSVKDPFGSLTKDIIIDYLMSCYGGQAGSLNTNKGGAGRGLHQIIENADLTVFNVKKGVRTEVICLFNVDGQKREAQPSFHYFFV from the coding sequence ATGAGAATGCATCCTGCTGAAATCGCCAAGGAAATACGCCAGTTTTCCTTCTTTAAATCATTTAGTGAAGATCTGCTTTTGCAGACTGCCACGATGATTCATACAGAGTCCTTTGCTGTAGGCAGTTTCGTTCTTCAAGAAGGCAAGAAGAATAACTCTTTATTCTTCCTGCGTTCTGGAAAAGTCGAAGTTTCATTATCTGGCGAAGTGATTGCGACATTAGAAACTCCAGGGGAAGTATTTGGTGAGATGAGTGTTATCACGGCCAATCTGACTTCCACCACAGTGAAGGCGCTTTCCCCGGTTGAATGTTACATCATAAAAACGGAAGACTTTGCCCACGTTCATCCTAAAGACAAAGATCGTTTTCAAGCTTTACTATTTCAAATCTATTGCTTCATCTTGACTGAACGCCTAATGCGTACAAATGAAAAGGCCAGGCTCTTTGAAATCCTCAATCGCGAACTTCATGAAGCACAAAGTGCCATTGAAAAAAGCGGCGGCGGAAAAGTCCTTTTAGTAGAGCCAGATAAAAAGCAGCAGCTTCCAATTCGCATGGCCTTAGGTGGAACCGGAGTTCAACTGGATATCGCCAGTGACTCTGCCATGGGGAATGCCTTTTTAGCAGAAAACACTTACGACATTGTTCTGTGTGAAGAAGCTTGCGTTGATGTTCTAAAGGAAGTCCAAGATAAAAAATCCTCTCCCTTCCCGGTTCTTCTGACAAGCAAAGACGTTCAAGGCAATCTAAAAATCCTAGAGCACAATCGATTCGTAAATCATATTATTTCCCGCGATGCGGAAGATAAGAACGCCACCATTCGTTACGTGCTGACGGCATTAAGTAAACTTTTGAATAAAGACCTATTCGGAGTAGAAAAATATCTTACTTGGGGAGTCGACGTGCAAAGCCGCACTGTCACTCACTCCGCACAAAGAGAATCTTTGCGTGAAGATATTTTCGCTTACTTTAAAAAGATGGGAATTCGCAGCACCGTTTTAGACCGTGTGAACACGGTGGTTGAAGAAATGCTGATGAATGCGATCTATGATGCACCAGTGGATTCTCAAGGAAAGTCCTTGTTTAACCATATTTCCCGTAAAGAAGAAATTCAGCTAGATACTCACCAACAATCAGTGCTTCGTTATGGCAGCGACGGAGTTATGTTGGCGGTTTCCGTAAAAGATCCATTTGGTTCATTAACCAAAGACATCATTATTGATTATCTAATGAGCTGTTATGGTGGCCAAGCCGGCAGTCTAAACACCAACAAGGGTGGGGCAGGCCGTGGTCTGCATCAGATCATCGAAAACGCGGACCTTACTGTATTCAATGTGAAAAAAGGTGTTCGCACTGAAGTGATCTGTCTATTTAACGTCGACGGCCAGAAGCGCGAAGCCCAGCCGTCATTCCATTATTTCTTCGTATAA
- a CDS encoding prolipoprotein diacylglyceryl transferase, giving the protein MYPLIPLGPTLNIPTYYLVISLTICICLYWSTRRAFAYDLSKKLTLDLGLLIMVTGFIGGRLFHVLYEDIAYYRESMWRIFEFWNGGFVFYGGALLAGLCGYLFLRKKDSHRLPTYLDMLAPLLCFSYAAGRLACLLAGCCFGKYCELPWAISGRHPTQAYAALWELGVLFILLGIEKGVRESGQPKIFKKSGSLFYLWMILHSLGRFIVESLRDDFRGPEFGISVSSWISAVIFIYGWYLLLAKPRQN; this is encoded by the coding sequence TTGTATCCCTTAATTCCACTGGGTCCAACTTTAAATATTCCGACGTACTATCTAGTGATCAGTCTTACGATTTGTATCTGTCTTTATTGGTCCACGCGCAGAGCTTTTGCTTACGATCTTTCTAAAAAACTCACCCTCGACCTTGGTCTTCTGATCATGGTTACTGGTTTTATCGGTGGACGCTTGTTTCATGTGTTGTATGAGGACATTGCTTACTACCGCGAATCTATGTGGCGAATTTTTGAATTCTGGAATGGTGGTTTTGTTTTTTATGGCGGAGCTTTGTTAGCGGGTCTTTGTGGATATTTATTCTTACGAAAAAAAGATTCCCATCGCTTGCCAACTTATTTAGATATGCTTGCGCCCCTTCTATGCTTTTCTTATGCCGCCGGAAGATTGGCGTGCCTACTTGCAGGTTGTTGTTTTGGAAAATACTGCGAGCTGCCTTGGGCTATTTCCGGAAGACACCCTACCCAAGCCTACGCAGCTTTATGGGAACTAGGTGTATTATTTATTTTATTGGGGATTGAAAAGGGCGTTCGTGAAAGTGGCCAGCCAAAGATATTTAAGAAATCAGGCAGTCTTTTTTATCTGTGGATGATCCTTCATTCTCTGGGTCGTTTTATTGTGGAATCTTTGCGTGATGATTTTCGCGGTCCTGAATTCGGTATTTCCGTTTCGTCGTGGATCAGCGCTGTCATCTTTATCTATGGCTGGTATCTATTATTAGCCAAGCCACGACAAAACTAG
- a CDS encoding HU family DNA-binding protein, whose amino-acid sequence MCLKQELTMNKAQLIEKIATETKVSKAQAESILDCAVENIKKAVKKGDDVKLVGFGTFTKAKRKARTGRNPQTGKAIKIPASWAPKFRAGAEFKSMVK is encoded by the coding sequence ATGTGTCTAAAACAGGAGTTAACAATGAACAAAGCACAACTTATCGAAAAAATCGCTACTGAAACTAAAGTTTCTAAAGCTCAAGCTGAATCAATCTTGGATTGCGCTGTAGAAAACATCAAAAAAGCAGTTAAAAAAGGCGACGATGTTAAATTGGTAGGCTTCGGTACTTTCACAAAAGCTAAACGCAAAGCTCGCACTGGTCGCAACCCACAAACTGGTAAAGCAATCAAAATCCCAGCTTCTTGGGCTCCAAAATTCCGCGCTGGCGCAGAATTCAAATCAATGGTTAAGTAA